In a single window of the Phaeobacter sp. G2 genome:
- a CDS encoding IS6 family transposase (programmed frameshift) gives MSADFKGAHYPKSVILYAVYFYVRYGVSYRDLEEIMAERGTDVDHTTLNRWVIKFSPMIAANAQARKRPIAISWRMDETYIKVKGRWTYYYRAVDKTGKTLDFMLSERRDKAAARRSGERAIGTNGVPVRVVIDKSGANLAGLESVNVILKFSGFGSTIKILQVKYLNNIVEQDHRFIKRITRPMLGFKAFHSADATLAGIETAHIIRKGQLETNERTAFQQFAMLAA, from the exons ATGTCGGCTGATTTCAAGGGAGCCCATTATCCTAAAAGCGTGATCCTATACGCGGTGTATTTCTATGTGCGATATGGCGTTTCCTATCGCGACCTGGAAGAAATCATGGCTGAACGTGGGACTGACGTTGACCATACGACATTGAACCGGTGGGTGATCAAGTTCTCGCCCATGATCGCCGCGAATGCCCAAGCACGGAAGCGGCCGATCGCCATATCTTGGCGCATGGATGAAACCTACATCAAGGTTAAGGGACGATGGACCTATTATTACAGAGCCGTTGACAAGACAGGCAAAACCCTTGATTTCATGCTCTCCGAGCGCCGCGACAAGGCTGCGGCGCGGCGCTCGG GAGAGCGAGCAATTGGCACCAATGGCGTGCCGGTTCGGGTCGTTATCGACAAGAGCGGGGCCAATCTGGCGGGCCTGGAAAGCGTTAACGTCATCCTGAAGTTCTCGGGTTTTGGAAGCACGATCAAGATCCTCCAGGTCAAATACCTCAACAACATCGTGGAACAGGACCACCGTTTCATAAAACGGATCACGCGCCCCATGCTTGGCTTCAAGGCCTTCCATTCAGCCGACGCTACACTGGCTGGGATCGAGACAGCACACATAATCCGAAAGGGGCAACTCGAAACCAACGAGCGCACCGCATTCCAGCAGTTCGCGATGCTCGCAGCATAA
- a CDS encoding aldehyde dehydrogenase (NADP(+)), which produces MDGTTTHFAPHGKHLIAGDWIGSEQTFLSNPVLGDANAFSVGTPDLVNRACEAAENAFETYGYNSREARAAFLDRIADEIEARANAITQIGTQETGLPEARLNGERGRTTGQLRLFATHIRDGAYLDRRHDAAMPDRQPLPRADLRMIQRPIGPVAVFGASNFPLAFSTAGGDTASALAAGCPVVVKGHSAHPGTGEIVAEAIAAGISACDMPAGVFSLIQGGKRDVGQALVQHPLIKAVGFTGSLGGGRALFDLCAQRPEPIPFFGELGSVNPMFVLPQATAARGEAIGAGWAASLTMGAGQFCTNPGIAVVRSGPEGDALVKAAAEALQQSAPQTMLTDGIASAYRDGKDRMDGRNAVRSVLATDSDGRAVAPNLYETDASAYLQDKALGEEVFGPLGLVVRVSDEDEMLALARGCDGQLTATLHMDDGDASFARRLLPVLERKAGRILANGFPTGVEVCDAMVHGGPYPASTNFGATSVGTLSIRRFLRPVCYQDIPGSVLPEDL; this is translated from the coding sequence ATGGACGGAACAACCACCCACTTCGCCCCTCATGGCAAGCACCTCATCGCCGGTGACTGGATCGGTTCGGAGCAGACATTTCTGTCGAACCCGGTCTTGGGTGACGCCAATGCCTTTAGCGTCGGCACTCCGGATCTGGTGAACCGCGCCTGCGAAGCCGCTGAAAACGCTTTTGAGACCTACGGCTACAACTCCCGCGAGGCGCGCGCGGCCTTCCTTGACCGTATCGCCGACGAGATCGAGGCGCGGGCCAACGCGATCACACAAATCGGGACACAGGAAACCGGCCTGCCCGAAGCGCGCCTGAACGGCGAACGCGGGCGCACCACCGGCCAGCTGCGCCTGTTTGCGACCCATATCCGCGATGGTGCCTATCTTGACCGGCGCCACGACGCGGCGATGCCCGACCGGCAGCCGCTGCCGCGCGCGGATCTGCGGATGATCCAGCGACCCATCGGCCCGGTGGCGGTGTTCGGCGCATCGAACTTCCCGCTGGCGTTTTCCACCGCTGGCGGTGACACCGCCTCTGCTCTGGCCGCTGGCTGCCCCGTGGTGGTCAAGGGCCATTCGGCCCACCCCGGTACCGGCGAGATCGTCGCCGAAGCCATCGCCGCCGGGATCTCTGCCTGTGACATGCCCGCCGGGGTGTTCTCGCTCATTCAGGGCGGCAAGCGCGACGTTGGTCAGGCGCTGGTACAGCATCCGCTGATCAAGGCGGTCGGCTTTACCGGATCGCTCGGTGGCGGTCGCGCGCTGTTCGATCTATGCGCACAGCGCCCCGAACCGATCCCCTTCTTTGGCGAGCTGGGCAGCGTCAACCCGATGTTCGTGCTGCCGCAGGCCACCGCCGCGCGCGGTGAGGCAATCGGTGCGGGCTGGGCGGCATCGCTGACCATGGGCGCGGGACAGTTCTGCACCAACCCCGGCATCGCCGTGGTGAGATCAGGTCCCGAAGGCGATGCGCTGGTCAAGGCGGCGGCAGAGGCACTGCAGCAAAGCGCCCCGCAGACCATGCTGACCGACGGCATCGCCAGCGCCTACCGTGATGGCAAGGACCGAATGGATGGACGCAACGCGGTGCGGTCGGTGCTGGCAACCGACAGCGACGGGCGCGCCGTTGCGCCCAACCTCTATGAAACCGACGCGTCCGCCTATCTACAGGACAAAGCGCTGGGGGAAGAGGTCTTTGGCCCGCTTGGCCTTGTGGTTCGGGTGTCCGACGAAGACGAGATGCTGGCGCTGGCCCGTGGCTGTGATGGACAGCTGACCGCAACGCTGCACATGGATGACGGCGACGCGAGCTTTGCACGTCGACTGCTACCAGTGCTGGAGCGCAAGGCCGGTCGCATTCTGGCCAACGGCTTTCCCACCGGTGTCGAGGTCTGCGATGCCATGGTTCATGGCGGCCCATACCCGGCGTCAACCAACTTCGGCGCCACCTCGGTTGGCACTCTGTCAATCCGCCGCTTCCTGCGCCCGGTCTGCTACCAGGATATCCCCGGCAGCGTTCTGCCAGAGGATCTTTAA
- a CDS encoding TRAP transporter large permease subunit gives MDIGTLSLLLLLGMVVLLVIGMPLAFASGALAAAVLIMKFGPDLLFGNFGMGPLSILGQRIYGITTDYVMISVPLFIFMANLLEKSGIAAEMYSSLQVWLNRTRGGIAVVTSIMAVVMAAMSGIVGGEVVLLGLIALPQMLRLGYDRNLAIGTICASGSLGTMIPPSIVLIMYGLVTETSIKALFTASFLPGFMLAMFYMVYILVRTRMNPSLAPLPEPSPDEPSGGEKRLLFGVFVAILVAVCAALWTVQGIVSGGLGAMPLVLLALAVGTLVLGRGRIATAWSMGRGLVAPLVVIGVVLGSIYGGITGITEAAGMGAVAVMVLTALRRELTLTLVWDSLVRTLLSTGTILWVTIGATALAGAYTIVGGPTYIAGVITGAELPSMMVILVMMIIFLFLGAFMDWIGIVLLVMPVFLPIVRALPVEEIGLIGSLDPSMVAIWFGVVFCMNMQVSFLSPPFGPAAFYLKSVAPPEISLTDIFRGFLPFICLQLLALCLLLAWPGIVTLLL, from the coding sequence ATGGATATCGGAACGCTTTCCCTTCTACTGCTGCTGGGCATGGTGGTGCTGCTGGTGATCGGCATGCCGCTGGCCTTTGCCTCTGGTGCGCTGGCCGCTGCGGTGCTGATCATGAAATTTGGCCCTGATCTGCTGTTCGGCAATTTCGGGATGGGGCCGCTGTCCATTCTGGGGCAACGTATCTACGGCATTACCACCGATTACGTGATGATTTCGGTGCCGTTGTTCATATTCATGGCAAACCTGCTGGAAAAATCCGGCATCGCCGCCGAAATGTACAGCTCGCTTCAGGTCTGGCTGAACCGTACCCGGGGCGGCATCGCGGTGGTGACATCCATCATGGCGGTTGTCATGGCGGCAATGTCTGGCATCGTCGGCGGCGAGGTGGTCCTGCTGGGCCTTATCGCGCTGCCGCAGATGTTGAGGCTGGGATATGATCGCAACCTTGCCATCGGCACGATCTGTGCCAGCGGCAGCCTTGGCACGATGATCCCGCCGTCGATCGTTCTTATCATGTACGGCCTTGTTACCGAGACCTCGATCAAGGCGCTGTTCACCGCATCCTTCCTGCCGGGATTCATGCTCGCGATGTTCTACATGGTCTACATCCTTGTGCGCACGCGGATGAACCCGTCGCTGGCGCCGCTGCCCGAACCGTCGCCGGACGAACCTTCGGGGGGAGAAAAGCGCCTGCTGTTCGGGGTCTTCGTCGCAATTCTGGTGGCTGTCTGCGCAGCGCTCTGGACGGTGCAGGGCATCGTGTCGGGTGGGCTTGGGGCCATGCCACTGGTGCTGCTGGCGCTGGCTGTCGGCACGCTTGTGCTGGGGCGGGGACGCATCGCAACCGCATGGAGCATGGGGCGCGGGCTGGTCGCACCGCTGGTGGTTATCGGTGTGGTACTTGGATCGATCTACGGTGGCATCACCGGGATCACCGAAGCGGCTGGCATGGGCGCTGTGGCGGTCATGGTACTGACCGCGCTGCGCCGCGAACTGACGCTGACCCTTGTATGGGACAGTCTTGTCCGCACCTTGTTGTCCACCGGGACGATCCTGTGGGTCACCATTGGCGCCACCGCGCTTGCGGGGGCCTACACCATCGTCGGCGGGCCGACCTATATCGCCGGTGTGATTACCGGGGCCGAACTGCCAAGCATGATGGTCATCCTTGTGATGATGATAATTTTCCTCTTCCTTGGGGCCTTCATGGACTGGATCGGCATCGTGCTGCTGGTGATGCCGGTGTTCCTGCCCATCGTGCGCGCCCTGCCGGTTGAGGAAATCGGCCTGATCGGCTCGCTTGATCCGTCGATGGTCGCAATCTGGTTCGGGGTGGTGTTCTGTATGAACATGCAGGTCAGTTTCCTGTCGCCGCCCTTTGGCCCCGCAGCCTTCTACCTGAAATCCGTGGCCCCGCCCGAAATCTCACTGACGGATATCTTCCGGGGCTTCCTTCCCTTCATCTGCCTCCAGCTTCTGGCGCTTTGCTTATTGCTGGCCTGGCCTGGGATCGTGACGCTGCTGCTATAG
- a CDS encoding TRAP transporter small permease has translation MTSKPGHDPGARTVDTVTLPELAWPAGFVIAMAWAVWHMPRMLVSLGLGTEGLARQTANATTIDWLSVIAAIICLGGGLASLKPRPIEVAPRNVFDRLGLFIGRGCMMLVALTVAVMFIEVVMRYLLARPTLWANELSLWLAGFVFALSGVYAMQQRSHIAITLLHDAVPTWLRRVFDIVSTALIVAFAACLTWGAFNEARDKFFRWETFGTAFDPPIPATLKPLIILVVILIAVQAVVNLVADWSRLARAVSSAENELIGTLRTAGEEGGR, from the coding sequence ATGACTTCCAAACCGGGACATGACCCCGGCGCGCGAACGGTAGATACCGTGACGCTGCCGGAACTTGCCTGGCCCGCGGGCTTTGTGATCGCCATGGCATGGGCCGTCTGGCACATGCCGCGCATGCTGGTTTCGCTGGGCCTTGGCACCGAGGGTCTGGCGCGCCAGACCGCTAACGCCACAACGATTGACTGGTTGTCCGTCATCGCGGCGATAATCTGCCTTGGCGGCGGGCTGGCAAGCCTGAAGCCACGGCCCATCGAGGTTGCCCCGCGCAACGTCTTTGACCGGCTGGGCCTGTTCATCGGGCGCGGCTGCATGATGTTGGTGGCGCTTACGGTCGCGGTGATGTTCATTGAGGTGGTCATGCGATACCTGCTGGCGCGGCCGACGCTTTGGGCCAACGAACTGTCGCTGTGGCTTGCAGGCTTCGTCTTTGCGCTGTCGGGCGTCTATGCGATGCAGCAGCGTAGCCATATCGCCATCACCCTGCTGCACGACGCGGTGCCCACTTGGCTGCGCCGCGTCTTCGACATTGTCAGCACCGCGCTGATCGTCGCGTTTGCCGCCTGTCTGACGTGGGGTGCCTTCAACGAAGCGCGTGACAAGTTCTTCCGCTGGGAAACCTTCGGCACCGCCTTCGATCCGCCCATTCCCGCCACGCTGAAGCCGCTGATCATCCTTGTGGTGATCCTGATCGCGGTCCAGGCGGTGGTCAATCTTGTGGCTGACTGGTCGCGCCTCGCACGCGCCGTGAGCAGCGCCGAGAACGAACTGATCGGCACGCTGCGAACCGCCGGCGAAGAGGGGGGCCGCTAA
- a CDS encoding TRAP transporter substrate-binding protein — MNNTFKGGIAAIALFSAGAVSAETLRIQTYIAPETISGRNAQAFVDDVATMSGGDLTIEMFFSSSVVKSVEGWDASVNGIIDCDMTQASYQTGKDPGFQFLGDIMGGYETPWQQYAWLYEQDGLAIANELYNEYDMQLVGWWLYGPESMSSTTSLAGVEDLKDWKFRSPPGMETEIFAKLGASPIVMDFNEIFTALETGIIDGADASGLANNVGLGLYDVAGYATFPGFHSMPSDHLACNKNRWDGLSEEHQRIMSVAMHKLGMRTTLAMMVANETAAKELEADGIELQNWSDADRGAFREAARATWEEWAQKSPAARKIVDSHVSFMTDLGLIEPESN; from the coding sequence ATGAACAACACCTTTAAGGGAGGCATCGCCGCCATCGCGCTGTTCAGCGCGGGCGCGGTCAGCGCCGAGACGCTGCGCATCCAGACCTACATCGCACCCGAGACCATCTCGGGGCGCAACGCCCAGGCCTTTGTCGACGACGTGGCCACCATGTCAGGCGGCGATCTGACCATCGAGATGTTCTTTTCGTCTTCGGTGGTGAAATCCGTCGAAGGCTGGGACGCTTCGGTCAACGGCATCATCGACTGCGACATGACGCAGGCCAGCTACCAGACCGGCAAGGATCCGGGGTTTCAGTTCCTTGGCGATATCATGGGTGGCTATGAGACACCCTGGCAGCAATACGCCTGGCTGTATGAACAGGACGGGCTGGCAATCGCCAACGAGCTGTACAACGAATACGACATGCAGCTGGTGGGCTGGTGGCTTTATGGCCCCGAAAGCATGAGCTCGACCACGTCGCTGGCGGGTGTCGAAGACCTTAAAGACTGGAAATTCCGGTCGCCCCCGGGGATGGAAACCGAAATCTTTGCCAAGCTTGGCGCATCGCCCATCGTGATGGATTTCAACGAGATCTTCACTGCTCTCGAAACCGGCATCATCGACGGCGCTGATGCGTCGGGGCTGGCAAACAATGTCGGGCTGGGGCTCTATGATGTGGCGGGTTATGCGACCTTCCCAGGCTTTCACTCCATGCCGTCCGACCACCTTGCCTGCAACAAGAACCGCTGGGATGGCCTGAGCGAAGAGCACCAGCGCATCATGTCGGTGGCCATGCACAAGCTGGGCATGCGCACCACGCTGGCGATGATGGTCGCCAACGAGACCGCCGCGAAAGAGCTTGAGGCCGACGGCATTGAGCTTCAGAACTGGTCAGATGCCGACCGCGGTGCGTTCCGCGAGGCGGCCCGCGCCACTTGGGAAGAATGGGCGCAAAAATCACCTGCCGCGCGCAAGATCGTCGACAGCCACGTGTCGTTCATGACAGATCTCGGCCTGATCGAACCCGAGTCCAACTGA
- a CDS encoding 2-hydroxyacid dehydrogenase translates to MDGEPRMTPHCIAIGPFSDDESRALLDELSARHVPDFDAVDTPEGITAIAFKGHAPFGGAQMDRFPDLGLIANFGVGYDAIDVGAAQARGIAVTNTPDVLNDDVADLALALTLAQFRRLAEGDRWVRSGLWKDGAMPLARQMSGRKVGILGLGRVGREIANRFAAFKCPVHYWSRAPKDTPGWTHHATPQTLAQAVDILVVAVVGGDDTKHIVDARMLEALGQGGVLVNVARGSCVDEAALLRALEQQTIAGAALDVFEHEPTPGAPFAQLETVALYPHGGSATAETRAAMARLQRDNIRAFLQGAQLRTPVTG, encoded by the coding sequence ATGGATGGAGAACCCCGCATGACCCCGCACTGCATCGCGATCGGACCGTTTTCCGATGACGAATCCCGCGCCCTGCTGGATGAGCTGTCGGCGCGCCACGTTCCTGATTTCGACGCGGTGGACACGCCCGAGGGCATCACCGCCATCGCCTTTAAGGGTCACGCGCCCTTTGGCGGGGCACAGATGGACCGCTTTCCCGACCTTGGACTGATCGCCAATTTCGGTGTGGGGTATGATGCCATCGACGTAGGCGCGGCGCAGGCGCGCGGCATTGCCGTCACCAACACCCCGGATGTACTGAATGACGACGTGGCCGACCTTGCGCTGGCGCTGACGCTGGCACAGTTCCGACGGCTGGCCGAGGGCGACCGCTGGGTGCGCTCTGGCCTGTGGAAGGACGGCGCCATGCCGCTGGCGCGACAGATGTCGGGCCGCAAGGTGGGCATCCTTGGGCTGGGCCGCGTCGGGCGCGAGATCGCCAACCGCTTTGCCGCTTTCAAGTGCCCGGTGCATTACTGGTCGCGCGCACCCAAGGACACCCCCGGTTGGACCCACCACGCTACGCCGCAGACGCTGGCACAGGCTGTCGACATCCTTGTGGTTGCCGTGGTCGGCGGCGATGACACAAAGCACATCGTCGACGCGCGGATGCTGGAAGCGCTGGGGCAGGGGGGTGTTCTGGTCAATGTCGCCCGCGGGTCCTGCGTGGACGAGGCCGCGCTGCTAAGAGCGCTGGAACAACAGACAATCGCCGGTGCAGCGCTTGATGTTTTCGAACACGAGCCAACCCCGGGCGCACCCTTTGCGCAGCTGGAAACCGTTGCGCTCTATCCCCACGGAGGCTCGGCCACCGCCGAGACCCGCGCCGCCATGGCGCGCCTGCAACGGGACAACATCCGCGCCTTCCTGCAAGGCGCACAACTACGGACGCCGGTTACCGGCTGA
- the araD gene encoding L-arabinonate dehydratase has translation MKASKFKPAAWPRKLRSQEWYGGSTRDAIYHRGWMKNQGYPHDVFDGRPVIGILNTWSELTPCNGHLRELAEKVKAGIWEAGGLPVEVPVFSASENTFRPTAMMFRNLAAMAVEEAMRGQPMDGAVLLVGCDKTTPSLLMGAASVDIPSIVVTGGPMLNGYFRGERVGSGTHLWKFSEAVKAGEMNQDEFLEAEQSMSRSSGTCNTMGTASTMASMAEALGMALSGNAAIPAVDSRRRVMAMESGRRIVQMVKDDLKPSDVMTKEAFENAIRTNGAIGGSTNAVVHLLAMAGRVGVDLTLADWDRCGRDVPCIVNLMPSGKYLMEEFYYAGGLPVVLRRLFEAGQLHGDALTVSGGGIGDEVSQAENHNEDVILPVDQALTPQGGIAVLTGNLAPKGAVLKPSAATPDLMVHTGRAVVFEDIDDYKARIDDEDLDIDETCVMVLRNCGPKGYPGMAEVGNMGLPPKVLRKGITDMIRISDARMSGTAYGTVILHTAPEAAAGGPLAVVQSGDMIELDVPNRRLHLDISDTELAERLGRWQATHERAASGYLWLHQEHVEGADTGADLRFLKGCRGSYVAKDSH, from the coding sequence ATGAAGGCAAGCAAATTCAAACCCGCCGCATGGCCGCGCAAGCTGCGCAGTCAGGAATGGTATGGTGGCAGCACCCGCGACGCGATCTATCATCGTGGCTGGATGAAAAACCAAGGCTACCCGCATGACGTGTTCGACGGGCGGCCGGTCATCGGCATCCTCAACACATGGTCGGAACTGACCCCCTGCAACGGCCACCTGCGCGAGCTGGCCGAAAAGGTGAAAGCGGGCATCTGGGAGGCGGGCGGCCTGCCCGTCGAGGTGCCGGTATTCTCGGCGTCCGAAAACACCTTCCGTCCCACGGCAATGATGTTCCGCAACCTCGCGGCGATGGCCGTCGAAGAGGCGATGCGCGGTCAGCCGATGGATGGCGCGGTGCTGTTGGTGGGCTGCGACAAGACCACGCCATCGCTGCTGATGGGCGCCGCGTCAGTTGATATTCCGTCCATCGTCGTCACCGGCGGGCCAATGCTGAACGGCTATTTCCGTGGCGAACGGGTCGGCAGCGGCACCCACCTGTGGAAATTCTCCGAGGCGGTAAAGGCGGGCGAGATGAACCAGGACGAATTCCTCGAAGCGGAACAGTCGATGTCGCGCTCGTCGGGGACATGCAACACCATGGGCACCGCATCGACCATGGCCAGCATGGCCGAAGCGCTTGGCATGGCGCTGTCGGGTAACGCGGCGATCCCTGCGGTGGACAGCCGCCGCCGGGTGATGGCAATGGAATCGGGCCGCCGTATCGTGCAGATGGTCAAGGACGATCTGAAACCGTCGGACGTCATGACGAAAGAGGCGTTTGAAAACGCCATCCGTACAAATGGCGCCATTGGTGGATCGACCAACGCGGTGGTTCACCTACTTGCCATGGCGGGACGCGTGGGCGTGGATCTGACCCTTGCGGACTGGGATCGCTGCGGGCGCGATGTGCCCTGCATCGTCAACCTGATGCCGTCGGGCAAATACCTGATGGAAGAATTCTACTACGCCGGTGGTCTGCCGGTGGTGCTGCGCCGCCTGTTTGAGGCCGGACAGCTGCACGGCGACGCGCTTACCGTGTCGGGCGGCGGCATCGGTGACGAAGTTTCGCAGGCCGAAAACCACAACGAGGATGTCATTTTGCCCGTGGATCAGGCGCTGACCCCGCAGGGCGGCATCGCGGTGCTGACCGGCAACCTTGCGCCCAAGGGCGCGGTGCTTAAACCGTCAGCAGCGACGCCGGATTTGATGGTGCACACGGGCCGCGCCGTGGTGTTCGAGGACATCGACGATTACAAGGCGCGCATCGACGACGAGGATCTCGACATTGACGAGACCTGCGTGATGGTGCTGCGCAACTGCGGCCCCAAGGGTTATCCCGGCATGGCCGAGGTTGGCAACATGGGCCTTCCGCCCAAAGTGCTGCGCAAAGGCATCACCGACATGATCCGCATTTCGGATGCGCGCATGTCAGGCACCGCCTATGGCACGGTGATCCTGCACACCGCCCCCGAAGCCGCCGCCGGAGGCCCGCTTGCGGTGGTGCAAAGCGGTGACATGATCGAACTGGACGTGCCGAACCGCCGGTTGCATCTGGATATTTCCGACACGGAACTGGCCGAACGGCTGGGGCGCTGGCAGGCTACCCACGAAAGGGCGGCGTCGGGCTATCTGTGGCTGCATCAGGAACATGTGGAAGGGGCCGACACCGGCGCTGACCTGCGTTTTCTGAAGGGCTGCCGCGGGTCCTATGTGGCCAAGGACAGCCACTGA
- the gguC gene encoding GguC family protein yields MHLSQVKDRSGALIVVLRDGVDAHALPGVESSYALAMQAASERRSLSSLLADLPRGETVDLERVAREGAFALPMSHPDAAHMYLCGTGLTHLGSASTRDAMHGGGTETVTDSMKMFRLGIEGGKPATGEVGAQPEWFYKGNGSTAVPCGDALTSPAFALDGGEEPEIAGFYVIAPDGAPMRVGFSLCNEFSDHVTERLNYLFLAHSKLRPASFGPELRLGDLPRDIRGRSRILRDGKAIFDQPFLSGEENMSHSIANLEHHHFKYATFRQPGDLHLHMFGTATLSCGAGLQTQPGDTFEISAPDFGLPLVNTFAVEDAAVRPVNVAAL; encoded by the coding sequence ATGCATCTATCTCAAGTCAAAGACCGCAGCGGCGCGTTGATCGTCGTGCTGCGCGACGGGGTCGACGCCCACGCGCTGCCCGGTGTGGAATCGTCCTATGCGCTGGCCATGCAGGCCGCGTCCGAACGGCGAAGCCTGTCGTCGCTGCTGGCAGACCTGCCGCGCGGCGAGACCGTCGATCTGGAGCGTGTCGCCCGCGAAGGCGCCTTTGCCCTGCCCATGAGCCACCCGGATGCGGCACATATGTACCTGTGCGGCACCGGGCTGACGCATCTTGGGTCAGCCTCGACCCGCGATGCGATGCACGGCGGCGGGACCGAAACAGTGACCGACAGCATGAAGATGTTCCGCCTTGGCATTGAGGGCGGCAAGCCCGCGACCGGTGAAGTCGGCGCCCAGCCGGAATGGTTCTACAAAGGCAATGGCAGCACAGCGGTGCCCTGCGGCGACGCGCTGACCTCGCCCGCCTTCGCGCTTGATGGCGGCGAAGAACCCGAAATCGCGGGCTTTTACGTCATCGCCCCGGATGGGGCGCCGATGCGGGTCGGCTTTTCGCTGTGCAATGAATTCTCGGACCACGTGACCGAGCGGCTGAATTACCTCTTCCTTGCCCATTCGAAATTGCGCCCTGCCTCTTTCGGACCAGAGCTGCGCCTTGGAGATCTGCCCCGCGACATCCGCGGGCGGTCGCGCATCCTGCGCGATGGCAAAGCGATCTTTGATCAGCCCTTCCTGTCGGGCGAAGAGAACATGTCGCATTCGATTGCCAATCTGGAACACCACCATTTCAAATACGCCACCTTCCGCCAGCCGGGGGATTTGCACCTGCACATGTTCGGCACTGCGACGCTGTCCTGTGGGGCAGGGCTGCAGACCCAGCCCGGCGACACGTTTGAAATCTCGGCGCCGGATTTCGGTTTGCCGCTGGTCAATACCTTTGCGGTAGAGGACGCCGCCGTGCGTCCGGTCAACGTCGCAGCATTGTGA
- a CDS encoding LysR family transcriptional regulator — MPPSLTNALLGQGLQMRHLRLAAALRDSGQVSIAAEQIGLTQPAASRMLGELEKILGVPFCTRGPRGIHLTAVGDVFAERACRILIELDTADDELGLVARGEQGRVRVGAVTAASISIVLPVIEEMTQSHPGIRTEISVGTSEALAQQLMEGAIDFALCRIPDRMEARLFEARQLKHERISIIAHAGHPLADRTVPERDLADERWVMQPQGTPLRRAVERHFMGQGLEPPNVVTATTSLLIHVAMVTRAQAIAAVASDVKDLLVTDRLGPLGIRDIQLPVHPMVSPFSLLRLRHHRLLPAAERAYQKVHAHALGQAGTGTTAG, encoded by the coding sequence ATGCCCCCGTCTTTGACCAATGCCCTGCTTGGACAGGGCCTACAGATGCGCCACCTGCGGCTAGCGGCAGCGCTTCGCGACAGCGGGCAGGTCAGCATCGCCGCCGAGCAGATCGGCCTGACCCAGCCCGCCGCAAGCCGGATGCTGGGCGAACTGGAAAAGATCCTCGGGGTGCCGTTCTGCACCCGTGGCCCGCGAGGCATCCATCTGACCGCGGTGGGCGACGTCTTTGCCGAACGCGCGTGTCGCATCCTGATTGAACTGGATACCGCTGATGACGAACTCGGCCTTGTGGCGCGGGGGGAACAGGGGCGTGTGCGGGTGGGCGCGGTCACCGCTGCATCAATCTCGATCGTGTTGCCCGTGATTGAGGAGATGACCCAAAGCCACCCGGGCATACGCACCGAAATCAGCGTCGGCACCTCCGAGGCACTGGCCCAGCAGCTTATGGAGGGGGCCATCGACTTTGCCCTGTGCCGCATCCCCGACCGCATGGAGGCCCGACTGTTCGAGGCCCGCCAGCTCAAGCATGAACGGATTTCCATTATCGCCCATGCCGGGCACCCGCTGGCCGACCGCACAGTTCCCGAACGCGACCTTGCCGATGAACGGTGGGTGATGCAGCCTCAGGGCACACCGCTGCGCCGTGCAGTGGAACGGCATTTCATGGGACAGGGGCTTGAGCCGCCCAATGTGGTGACTGCGACCACATCGCTGCTGATCCACGTGGCGATGGTGACCCGCGCGCAGGCGATTGCGGCGGTGGCGTCGGATGTGAAGGATCTGCTGGTGACGGATCGGCTTGGTCCGCTGGGCATTCGCGATATCCAGCTTCCTGTTCATCCTATGGTATCACCCTTCTCTCTCTTGCGGCTGCGTCATCACAGGCTGCTGCCTGCCGCCGAGCGTGCATACCAAAAGGTGCACGCCCATGCGCTGGGACAGGCCGGAACGGGAACCACTGCAGGCTAG